The sequence TGGTACTGGTGCATAACCCAGTTTGTCTTTTCAGGTTTCTTTTGTCTGCCATAGTTTGTGTAGAGAAccaaaatctttttaaatccCTTCACCATCCCACCAGATACAACTGGCCTAGTCTTGCCTGTTTTGTGCCATCGGGTCTCACTTCCATCTTCATCAGTGTgcacttttcttctttttctagtTCCGGTTGTGTATGCCTTTGAAGGCCTGTGAAAGAAGTGGCGGATCTGGCCATCATTGCTTACTCCTGCACGATAAGATTGTATTTAGAGACACAAGACGTTTTcttacattttatattttctggCTAAGATATGGtagcattttttatttaatcaaatctaATTCTCCTATAGTTTCAGAGCATATGACACGATTACATTTTATCTTGCTGCCGTTGATGCAATTGTGAATGACCCCAGTAATAGTGTATTAATATTGGTGACTAGACATCGAAGAACCATCACTAGATACAGTAAAACTTTTCTAAATGAATGCTctcataattaataattttaatacttaaacaaaaaatcaaaacagGCCGCATTTTATAGgaatagtaatttaataatttatagctttaatataaagtatataatCTTTTGTTCAAAATGTATACCCTAATAACTAATAACTTCTCATACTTTTacaattagtttttttttttctttttataaagatGTATAAGTAGCTTTGATAATATAtgaacaataaatatatataagactGAAAAATATATGAGGACATTCTAATTATCTAGAAGTATGTAGACACTATGTATAAATTGTTTTTAAGTAAATGCATAGTATACacataaataattacaaaaatgatgGATCAAAACATgttaaagatttgataatgaaatgcttaaatctttaaaatttgtaaCTTTTAAATGTTTATAAGGCCATAAACCAtatcaatagaaaataataagttatccttttagaaaaaattataataggtATATGAATATGGTAATATTTGATAGtcaaatgtttatatttttaaaaattataatatacattcaaaaattattgacATTTAAGTGTGTGAAGCCGGCTACtatacaaaaaaattttaactgTTGTAACTTTAGAGTAAAAGATAATCTCTACATCTAAAGGGGAAAATCTTTTATTGAAATactaaaaatcataaaaatagtttaaaaaaattaaacataatagGTGTCATAAATAGAAGtacaaataatcaaaattaatattctcaacaataattaatttcgTTTTAGATATGTAAAGTTGTGGCAGTGGATTGTAGAAGATATGGTATtgctcaatattagaaatagaTTTTTGGCAAAATCCATTACTAAGCCTCTAAACTTTtctgttttaatttattgaactcttgaaatcttattttattttattgaatcattgcatttttatttttgattttattaaaaatttatatatatttataaattttttgtttattctattgagctcttatacttttatttttactttgattAGGGACCATTAAGTTCTCAATATAAGCAAAAACAAAAGTATAAAGAcccattaaaataaaataaaactgaaaaactTAAAagcttaaatatatattttacctaatttttttagaaaaatcaatgAATGTAAATGATAGTGTAATAGTGGTAGTCCGAACAATGAAATGaatctataaaagaaaatattatttaaaagattttctcatcaatttatttgttttaatttattccaAGGTGAGGATCTTAGTTCTAATGTTCTACGCCAATAACtgttattaacatatatatattcaatataaaaaaaaatattaatttaaattataacttttaaaaattcaaacatttgattatcaataatttatacttttacaCACTAAATTATAgcttgaaataaatataaaagaaaaactttgtagttttaatcattgacaaaaataaaaatgtaatttattttgtgataAAAAACTGCCTTGCGATTTTCTTCGTTAACAAATTATCGTAAAACATACTAATGTTGCCTGTTAGCTTTGATATAGTTTCATATCTTATAATAAATGTGAcatttttgtaaaattgtAGCATCAAtcgtttgtttgttttattcGTAGTTAAATGTTTGTTTTCTGCATTGTCACAAAAACAAGCGCCAAATATTCACACCACATATAGCAACAATCTTTTCACATGTCGCTAAAATATTATTGCTATTCTATAGTAATAGTAATTCCTCATCGGTCCATTATAAAATCGTTAAAAAATGCAAATTTTCTTgtgataattatatttatttcttataactttcaaaatttaatatttaattattaaattttaataaatttacacactatgtaattatttttttatacaatgaattaatgtaatattaatttagagGTATCCTATACTTCAATGACAATTTCCATGATATTGAATGCATAAAAACATACTAAGTTGGAAAATGCCAGCTACTGATTGCTTATATGCTCATTACAAGAGCGCGATGATATCAATGAATACTAAAgtttgtaataatttaatttattcataaatttttaaatctgataatatgtgaaaacataaagtaattgaaaataaaataaagaagtaagaaattaaaaataacaatgtaagaattgaaataaaaataaaaaataaaaatggtattatagttatagattaaaaaatagaaaaagaaattaatttttataaattcttatttaaaaaataattaatattaataattctatatgacaaaatataataattctatatgataaaatatagtTAAAGCATGTGTTTCAGCTTTCACacgtgtgtgtgtatatatgtatatttgcAGCTTTAATGTTtctcagttttttttttaattttcttttacaagTCATCCAGAATTACAAATAGAGACAGAACATgaaatgattaatttattttctgacTTTGGAGTTGCAGTGCATTACTGCGCCCACAATTCATACTTGAATATGAAGCTAATCTCAGAAGGATCTACTTAATTAACAAGATTATTAACCACCTTGCTATATATGCTAGCaggaattaaaaaaagtaactaaaattaaacaatcaaaAATTTACCTGGTAGCTTCTCTGGATGAGTATAACAAATTCCATTCTCCCCTTCCAATGTTGGGATAAACTCATCAATTAATGGGTGGAGTTTCCTCGTATCAGATAACACCTTTGCCTCTAAATGTTCAAGAATTTCTTGGTCAGTTGGATCAAACTTTACACCTGCCGGTAAACCTGGCAAATCTTGGATACCAGCAGCTGCCTATAATTTGTCCCAGAAACGGGAAAAGATAAAATCAGAACACGCATAATACAAACAATTCCAACAAACAACAGCAAGACAAGCTAAGTCAATATTTACCTGATCTTGCAATTCAATGTTATGGCCACAAGAAGGGCAAGTTATGATTAGAATTTCATTGGGTTTCTTGTCGACAAAGGTTGTGTTTTCTTTTGGGATGGCGGCGCCTGCTGTGACTAATTGAATGGCTCTCTCATCGACTGAATTGTTATTGCACCATGTCATTTCCTCCACTTTTTATTCTTTGCCCATATCACAgtctttctctttctcctaCAAAAGGAATCAAGAACTGCTGATAGCTAGAACTGCTACTGCATCAGAATAAGAACAgaccagaaaaagaaatgagatAAAAACACGCAActacagaaagaaaaaaaagagaggcaagaatcaagaaaagcttgtctttttataaaaacatattttcTGTGCTATGCTATAAAAACCCAAATAACCACTTCTGGTATCTTCAAGTTAGGCAGAAGGACAGGAATTTAATGCTTCTACACTacacctttttctcttttctatatGATTTGATTAATTGGGTTTAGCTTCTCTGCAGATTCTTCGcaaaacagaaagaaagagagaggaagagaagagATTTGATAaaagagtatatatatataaagcaaGATGCAGATAGAtacattataataataataataataataaatatgagacttatttagaaataaaaaatgggtTGCTTGAACGTCAAGTTTGGTTATCATACAGTATATACGTGTACATAACAAAATTAGTGCAGTCTTGTTTATCATTTTCGGGTTGCTTTAATTCTTGCATACTCGGATGTTTTATGcgttgaatttttttttattggctcggtgtatatttttatttatatattaaattaataaataattaaaatatatttatcagttttaaataataagatatatataaatcaaagTGTAAAACATAAACTctccaataaaaaattttctttgcatATTGTTGAAATACTAACATATACCAATGCATTAATTAATACACatatatacatttaaaaaaaaaagaattttttattagctTTTAGTTTTGGAAAGTtagaactaaaataaaatgttgaatagaaaaaagatttaattaaagaaGGACGTTTTACCTCTTTAGAAGATGCAATGTCAACCTAGAGTATGCTTAAAGCTAAAAATGTTAAAGagtaaaatgaaatgaaaattacAATATGGCTGTATTttgtatgtgtatatatataaaagtatattttacACCAAATTGTATTGCCATTTCTACTAAATTACTATTCCATTTCTTCGCCTAGACTTCTCACATCAAGAAAACTtgacctctctctctcctacattatttcttttatccaaTTTGAAACAAACAGTATTTTGGCATAATTTATTACTGCAAATGGTTTCcctccaaaattaaaatttataattactttaattaCCGCCATTCCACCAAGTAATTTTTAGGTTGTATTTAgttgaaatctataaaattttaaaatttatttacaaatctaaaatttatatattttaaattagatgAAAGTTCTAcgtaatcaaatttatatgaaatcgATTGTagctaatttaaattataacaaaatagatagaatttttaaCTGAACCATATTagtaagttaatatatatttcaattacatcaaaaaatctcttttaacttaatcatttttattttactttctctttcatattttctttttaaataaaatgaattttcttatGGATTTCTGCCgcaaaataagaataaagtCCCCTGCATGCTAACGCCGGACACTTTACCATTAAAATCGACATTAAGAAAAACATTTATTTTGACAATAAAAAATGTGAATTTCGTGTATGACTTAATTCtttgaaattctatttaatgcattaaatattttaaccaTTTACAAGAAAGAGTcatttaattaggaatattGCACTCTTCTCTCTTTCATTTAACAAAATATGCACTTATATCCTCTATTTTCTACTCTCCATTATAATCAATACTCTGTTAGTTTATTTAGTCAAAATATTAATGTCATGagataaaatatgtaaaattaaagttaattttCCTGTTAATTATTTCGATCACTAATAATCTCATATGTAGTAGTTTATATTAGagatgaaatatatatattttagaaaaaaaaaaaaagacaagaatgtggaatagaataaatttcatgaaatactcataataaaatatgatattactAAATTACTTAATCAGCGattatgtttaaaaaaaaaaaataataataattcactCGCTTTCGCTACAAGCCTATTGTTTTTGCTTTGATCACAAGATTATAGAAAACCGTCAGCAGCTAACGCACCTCCCAATCACCTGCGGACCAAACTAAACAAGCAAAGGATGTGATTGGGGACAGCCTGGCAGCCCCAAGAAAGCTGAAAGATTACTACTGTACTGTATAATGTCCCACACGTAGTTTTCTTGCATTATTAAGCGACATGTTGTGGATATATTTTTGTTCGCGTCCTCTCCTTCAGCTTCTCAAAGAAGCAATAACACAAAGCTTCTTTCTTAAGTTTTCTAGCTTCTACCTTTAACGTATggattagggttttgaaaaCTTTGGCAATATGTATGTTTCCATATTCTAATGATGGGTCCTCTAGTTCTTGTTTTCAATAGTCGCCTAGCTTCTTTAACTATGGGATTTTGTTATGTGCATACAaatgttatatataattttatatatatgtttatttaataattaatatgctcaaaAGATTTTAGTTGGTAAAAAGTTtgtaattattcttttattagaattatatttaattaggcACCAAAGATacatttatacttttataaatagataatttaattagtatacTTTGTAAAAGCTAACATgagataataatattcatttaaaaaaaatgagataacGATGTcatgttaaataattaatatttgcaTGTTTATATTGTGAATAGAAATTGTATTCATTCTATAAGTCTATTGTAAATAAGTACGTGTTCATCGTACGAGTCTATACggttattttgttatgtaTTTATGCTGAAACTTGAATTATTGAAGGATGTGAAGTTAAGAAGATTGCTTAACTGCAATGACACAGAACAAGAAAGCTACATGCGATTATGAAGCAAATATTTGGAAACtctcttgtttttcttttcacaaaTAAGTTTCAAAGAAGCAATACTTGTAATTCATATGGGTAATCCAGGGAAACTTTAGGTTGACACGAAGAAACAAGGGAACCATCAGAAAAGTTTTATGTATGAAAGAATAAGTGATTGACGTGAAGGTCATTTTCCAAGTCAAACAATATAACATGTATATATGTGAAGAGAGGGATCTTAATTCCAAGAAAATAGGTGCCAGAGTGATATGGAGAACATTTCCAAGATGGAACTACATTTTATAAAGTGGGAATCCACGACTTCTGTTTCTAGTGCGCTACATAACTTTGttagaaaatattgaataCATCTCCACTGCGGTCTCCTAcattatgtttatatatttattggaATTTCAAAAAGACCatgggtttagggtttagagTTAAtgagattatatatatatatatatatatatatatatatatatatatatagtggcATGCATAGAGCTTTAATTTGCATCCAATAGGTGAGACATGATCTAGGAACTTACTTTatgctttaaaaatataaatttacctTCAAAAGTACATGGAGTTTGGAAAATTTTGTACATTAGTCGttataaattgaaaacttCTTCATCAAGGGAACTCGACAGGATTTGCTACTCGTATCGCATATTccctttctttctccttttacAAGTCCTCATAATCATCCTTTTggcttttaattaattagcttTCGAATCCCAACTAAATGACTAACTTGTCATCTTTTACTATATTGCAGagtatacatataaatattcgTGCATATACAAAAGCTGTCTATTAAATCGGTCGCAATTTACATTTCACGTATAGTTCAAGTAGCGTGAGAGGCCTTCTATccgagttttttttttatattaatgttCTATTTAAggctgagcatggatctcggtgattccCGTCCGAATCGAATAGTACCGAAAAATATCAGAACTAAAATAACCGAAATTCTTTATAACCAAATTGAATTgatccgaatttttttactattacggtatggtactggttctttagtaaaaaacTGTACCCTAACCGTACCAACCAATCCGTCTTGTACTTATCCGGACCAAACCGTAGAACtgaatttttttacatatatttattaataattatttatattatataaataatgcctattaaaaataactataatattatcaaatactttatactctataaaaaaatttggtttatatttatcattttatataattcaagtaattattatcgaaataagaaaaaaatactacatattaaaagtaactataatattataatgtactttatactctataaaaaagtataagttatatattagtATATCATATAGTATACTGATACTGATACATTActctaatactaaatttataatttactatctaCTAACTTAACCCTAATACATTTTTTTACCACATACTACAAGCCTATATCTAACAATTTGAACACaccgtcttcctctttagaatACACCACCGCATCTCCCATTTTGCAATTCAGAAAGATAAAATCCCTAAAGCAAATCTCTggacagaaaatcaaaaggaaaaagctcgcgtaaacgtctttctatttagAACACACCGCCGCACCtctcaatttttaattcagAAAGACAAAATCCCTAAGGCAAATTTCTggacagaaaattaaaaagaagaaggaagaaattggCTCGCCTAGACGTCTTCCTTTTTAGCGCCACACATAATTGGCTCGCAGAAAGGCAGAAGCAAGAATTGGTTCGCGTagacgtcttcctctttagtGCTCTCTCTTTCCATAACTGTGCCACCATTGCTCAGTCTCgggtatttttcttttcttttttacttttttacttttatttttgttggatAGATTGTTGGCTACAActgtgaaaaatattttattttaaggattgccatctgtaaaatatttttatgctagcagtaacatatattttaatggtttatattagaacattgaatgaattattatatttacaagtgactgaattgcaaaacatgttgttcaagaatgtgattgtaATTCTAATTTAGATTTTCATGTTACTTTCTTTgggttggtaatcatattttctctagatatatttgattaaagatgagattaaagttgtatttttaatattttttaaaaccgaaaatagcaccgaaccAAACTGTATTTTACCGtaaaaattggtacaatacggtacggatccttttatgtttggtatggtactggtacATTCAACTTTAAAAGAACTGAGGTTTAGTATGGTATTGGTGATTTATAGATAAccaaattatagaaaataaatttttctttgaaaaatattttctttacaaaatatttttcggCGTTTGATTGCAATATTAGTGCTCCGTTTGTTTgcgaaaaataattttctctttgaaaaaccttttttctaaaaaatatatttcagaaaaagataatattctCCGGCATTTAATTGCAAAATTAAGAATcacttgaaaaatattttttaatattcgaCTGgagtttagatttattttttttaaaagaataatctaTACTATTACATATCATATTTGTATTGGACTTAGTTTATTAAACCTATAAATAATACTGAAAAGAGAAGCAAAATAGAAgattatattcaaaaaaaaattataatattgatcTTTTCCATATGTCTTTGTATTCAATAAGTATTGAAAATCTAGTAACATGTCTTTAAGGTTTTGGAAAATAACTTTCCATTCTCTAAATGGAAagttattttatgtattttgaaatgatttttgtttaagcaataaattattttcttttctcttattttttttagtgtcctaaaaattaaaaaataagataaaatatttctcaaaaaaatattttttaaaaacaaacaaagcctaattgagtttttattttttatggcGAGTATAAAAGGCTTACTACTGACTGTTGTGCAGTTCACGGTCTAGTGGTCCTTTTTTCTTAGAGTGTGTCCtccttaatataaaaaaatagttagtcattattttaatatatatatttaacttatattattagtaaataataattttgtcGATGTGTTATAAAATTAGCCTTCCttggaatttttaatattaatttatgtaattattatattaagtaattaatttctttttttaatagcatattaattatataataataacaaaattcaGTAATGGATCTTCTTATGTAAATGATGATAATCTCATATCAAATGAGTTGGTGCTTCGCTTTTTAGTGCTTTTATTCTACTTATCAGATGTATTACTATAATTCTAGCGCCATCATTTGTCTCTTATTTATATGCACAACGATTTAATTTGGTTTCTTTCGGGTGGAAATGTGGAATTATTGGTAAATATGTCTGGTAAATGtgctaattaaatttttaagtatGAATCCTTTTCTACAAGTTAACATGCTACTACCATCATTGttgtttttcccttttcttctgCAATGGAAATAATAATGGAAAACCATATGCAACTAGTAGTGGAATGATATTTCATGAAAATGATGAGGCCCAAGAGGCCATAGCATAAACTTTTCACATGCCATATGAATGCAATCCAAACCACCATTTGCGTATCATTGGGCCCGATAACTCTGGCCTCATATTTAGCCCAGGAAGAAATTAGAGAGATAGCATTACTGATTAGAACTGGGCTTCTATGCTTTTTCTGTAACATATATTTCAGTCTAGTCTTTTAATAATTCGACAAAAAACTACACTTTAAtccttttttagaatttccttttctagtttAGACTTATATCCTgatctatataaaaaaactaataaataattaacatattactaattctaataattaaatatttattaatcttctaatattaaattataaaatactaataatatatatatatatatatatatatatatatatatatatatatatatgtcacattttatattaaaatttaattatgtattaaCGAATTCACGCAAGGAAATTGTAGATGAGTGATGATGGGTGACGATGGTGCAGGAATTTCAAATGACTAATCGCAATTATACAAAAATGATTAACAAGAAAGCCAATCAATCTAATCATGAACCAATGGCATGCTAAAGATACTATACAGAAAATAGACTAGAAATAATGGGTTCCTTTCACTCTAAAAGAGATCCCTACCCTGcatgaaaacaaaaaattaaattcaccGTCCCTAGCGACAAGTCACCGGCCCTGCCCTGTCCCATTCAACATGCTTCCCCTTAAATTTTAGGCCCACTTGACGAACTCTGCCACTTTATAATCAGAATCAAAATTTACATCTCCAGTTCTCTACATAGTTTCCATCTTCAACACTATAAGATTTCTGATTTTTCCCTTTTTACATTAATTTTGACTCGTATGATCTACAAATCAAATCATGAAAATGCATCATAATCCAATTCCAATCATGTACATATCTCGCTCTCCAAACTGTTTAAAATTGCTGCTACTTGAACAATCGTAGGCCTATTTTTCCTACTATTGCTTACACAAGCTGAAGCAACCTTTGACAGTCTTATAATTTGATTCATATCAGAAGGTAATGCAAGTCTAGGGTCCAAAAGTTCACTAAACTTCATTTCTTTAATCAAAGGCAACGCCCACTTAACAAGTAGCCCCCCTTCACTTCTTCTACCAGTCAAAAGCTCTAACAAAACTACCCCAAACCCATAAACATCACTTGCTTTACAAGGTCCACCGCCACCAGTCTGACTCCAATACTCATCATCCACATATCCAGCTAGCCCTCTCTTCTCATTAGGTGCTAAAAAATAGAGCCCATAATCACAAACCCTAGGACAGAACTTCACATCTAATAGCACATTTGATGCCTTAAAACACCCATGTACGACATTTGGTGCCATCCCTTCATGCAAGTATTGCATCCCACTAGCTGCACCGGCGCCGATCCTCAGTCTCCGGCTCCAATCCAATAATGAACCGCCGTCAGAATTTTCatgcaaataaaaatctaaactaGCCATACCAACAAATTCCGTAACAATGATTCTCTCACCAGGAGCTTGAGAGAACCCTAATATAGGCACTATATTAGAATGTTGAGCTAAAGAAAGAGTTTTGAGTATCGAAGAGAACCCAAAACCAGGATTACTTAAAACAAGAGATGGGTGTATTCTTTTAACAGCTACTAGCTGTTGTCTTGGCAATATTACAGCTGCATATACTGTCCCTAAATGACCTGTACCAACAATTCTGCGATGATTGAAGCCATCAGTAGCAGCATCAATATCTGTTAATGAATATGTCGGTGCAGAAACCTTGACCGAAAGTGTTTCTTCAGATTCTACAGGTTTCTTTCTACAAAAGAAGATCAGTACCAGACCAAGGATGACAAGAGTAATTGCAAGAAGAGACAAGATAAAATCATAAGCAATTTGCTCAGCAGAATtcatagttttttaattttgaattttcttgaTGTTCTTGGGGTACGGTTTTTGATTGATAACCTGATATAATGATGGGAGAAATGGTGTAGGAGGAGAAGTAGGCTACCCTACGACTGTTCTtgcaagaaaattatttatataatggaTTGAGTTACAGAAAGATGATAAGAAGTgaagaattgaaagaaaaagacaattGAGAAAAGATGAGGCATCTAACTGGCGTAAAATGtgtatgctttgaaaaatggAGATTTTTTGGTAAGAAAGTTGGAATTctatattttccttttgatttaTAGTTATGGTTGGCCGCCCTCTCTTTCTTTGTACTTTTCCATAAGTGCTGATGAAACTGTTAACAAAAAATTTGCTTAGATTTGaccaaattcttttttttttttttatagatttagatttagattttatgatgattatatgtgatgcatttactttactttatatGTCTATCTGTGTTTTGGTTTGTCATGATTAGGTAATAATTCTGGTCGATAAGGTTCATCAAAATTTGCAaaataaggttgttttcttataaggattgttattttattaataatatctaaCTAATCACTTATTCGTTTAATTGAacaataattcttaattttaaaaaatattaattaaatgttaatatcattttataaaatttaattaataaattattagaagtTTCTTTCATCTTAAATGATACATTATCAATTATACCTTCCATTAAATTGTTGTTacatatatttgatttaatattgataaaatttaacacaaataaatattttttaaataaattcaaatttgacTTACTAAAAACCATTGTGTAACTAATGAATTGGACTGATAAATATTGATAGTGATATTAACAACTC comes from Ricinus communis isolate WT05 ecotype wild-type chromosome 5, ASM1957865v1, whole genome shotgun sequence and encodes:
- the LOC8258416 gene encoding NAC domain-containing protein 73, with product MTWCNNNSVDERAIQLVTAGAAIPKENTTFVDKKPNEILIITCPSCGHNIELQDQAAAGIQDLPGLPAGVKFDPTDQEILEHLEAKVLSDTRKLHPLIDEFIPTLEGENGICYTHPEKLPGVSNDGQIRHFFHRPSKAYTTGTRKRRKVHTDEDGSETRWHKTGKTRPVVSGGMVKGFKKILVLYTNYGRQKKPEKTNWVMHQYHLGSNEEEKDGELVVSKVFYQTQPRQCGTSMTNRSSDDNNPIATHPSFVDYYNPAFISYDHHESHNRESPPQLIPNLVVQGEGSSFFRLVAETSKGKLQRK
- the LOC8258417 gene encoding leucine-rich repeat receptor protein kinase EMS1, coding for MNSAEQIAYDFILSLLAITLVILGLVLIFFCRKKPVESEETLSVKVSAPTYSLTDIDAATDGFNHRRIVGTGHLGTVYAAVILPRQQLVAVKRIHPSLVLSNPGFGFSSILKTLSLAQHSNIVPILGFSQAPGERIIVTEFVGMASLDFYLHENSDGGSLLDWSRRLRIGAGAASGMQYLHEGMAPNVVHGCFKASNVLLDVKFCPRVCDYGLYFLAPNEKRGLAGYVDDEYWSQTGGGGPCKASDVYGFGVVLLELLTGRRSEGGLLVKWALPLIKEMKFSELLDPRLALPSDMNQIIRLSKVASACVSNSRKNRPTIVQVAAILNSLESEICT